Proteins encoded within one genomic window of Cellulomonas xiejunii:
- a CDS encoding response regulator, which produces MTVRVIVADDHPVVRAGIVALLALEPDLEVVGEAGDGARAVALAHELRPDLVLMDLRMPGTDGATATARIVDELPGVHVLVLTTYETDTDILRAVEAGATGYLLKDTPRGQLVAGVRAASRGESALSPSVARRLVQQVRGDHGERLTPREREVLAGVARGLSNAGVGRELFITEATVKTHLLRAFAKLGVDDRTRAVTVAIERGILPGA; this is translated from the coding sequence GTGACCGTGCGGGTCATCGTGGCCGACGACCACCCCGTCGTGCGCGCGGGCATCGTCGCGCTGCTGGCCCTCGAGCCCGACCTCGAGGTGGTCGGCGAGGCCGGTGACGGCGCGCGGGCGGTCGCCCTCGCGCACGAGCTGCGGCCCGACCTGGTCCTCATGGACCTGCGCATGCCCGGCACGGACGGCGCCACCGCGACGGCCCGGATCGTCGACGAGCTGCCGGGCGTGCACGTCCTGGTCCTGACGACGTACGAGACGGACACGGACATCCTGCGCGCGGTCGAGGCCGGTGCGACGGGCTACCTGCTCAAGGACACCCCGCGGGGCCAGCTCGTGGCCGGGGTGCGTGCCGCGTCACGCGGCGAGTCCGCGCTGTCGCCGTCGGTGGCCCGCCGGCTGGTCCAGCAGGTGCGCGGCGACCACGGGGAGCGGCTGACCCCGCGCGAGCGCGAGGTGCTCGCGGGCGTCGCACGCGGTCTGTCCAACGCCGGCGTGGGACGTGAGCTGTTCATCACCGAGGCCACCGTCAAGACGCACCTGCTGCGCGCGTTCGCGAAGCTCGGCGTCGACGACCGCACCCGCGCGGTGACGGTCGCGATCGAGCGAGGGATCCTGCCGGGCGCGTGA
- a CDS encoding sensor histidine kinase: protein MRNGPTTGRAPTVPTDAARRPAPHVTVRGRLMTSVVALTAAAMTISGVTGLALQLRATDARIDESLTRAVSALRTSVVEGEPQPDGSRVPWTSVQTLLQKAVEARVPGEHEGVLSMLDGTFFMRPADETRAVRLDTDEELMAWLRALPTGDPLAGFPRTVRTSVTEYRLVAVPVHLEADPAVAGMFVVASDRTAQNAGVWRIFLTYSAVGVAALIVTSLVAWFVVGRMLRPVRVLRDTVRRVTESDLSERIEVTGKDDLADLAASVNSMLQRLERAFGSQRELLDDVGHELRTPLTIVRGHLELLDPGDEADVRATQSLALDELDRMQRLVDDLVTLATVDRPDFVRRAPVDVGRLTDDVLEKARGLGERRFVVVARADVVVDVDAQRITQAWLQLLANAVRFSAAGAVVRLGSEVADGRLLVWVRDEGPGVPPEEESRIFERFHRGQADRVQHGAGLGLPIVAAIAAAHGGRVFLEHPPPGAGPGVGFVLDLPAVGLVDGEAESFELVEPHR, encoded by the coding sequence ATGCGGAACGGGCCGACGACGGGGCGAGCCCCCACCGTGCCCACCGACGCCGCACGCCGGCCGGCGCCGCACGTCACCGTCCGCGGCCGGCTGATGACGTCGGTCGTCGCCCTGACCGCCGCCGCCATGACCATCTCCGGCGTGACGGGGCTCGCGCTGCAGCTGCGGGCGACGGACGCCCGCATCGACGAGTCCCTCACCCGCGCGGTGAGCGCGCTGCGGACCAGCGTGGTCGAGGGAGAGCCGCAGCCCGACGGGTCGCGGGTCCCGTGGACCTCCGTGCAGACGCTGCTGCAGAAGGCGGTCGAGGCGCGCGTCCCGGGCGAGCACGAGGGCGTGCTCTCGATGCTCGACGGGACGTTCTTCATGCGCCCCGCCGACGAGACCCGCGCCGTGCGCCTCGACACCGACGAGGAGCTCATGGCGTGGCTGCGCGCGCTGCCCACCGGCGACCCGCTCGCGGGCTTCCCCCGCACCGTGCGCACGTCGGTCACCGAGTACCGGCTGGTCGCCGTGCCCGTGCACCTGGAGGCGGACCCCGCCGTCGCAGGCATGTTCGTGGTCGCGTCGGACCGCACCGCGCAGAACGCGGGCGTGTGGCGGATCTTCCTCACGTACTCGGCGGTCGGCGTGGCGGCGCTGATCGTGACGTCGCTCGTCGCGTGGTTCGTGGTCGGACGCATGCTGCGTCCGGTGCGGGTGCTGCGCGACACCGTGCGACGCGTCACGGAGTCCGACCTGTCGGAGCGCATCGAGGTCACCGGCAAGGACGACCTCGCGGACCTCGCCGCGTCCGTGAACTCGATGCTGCAGCGACTCGAGCGTGCGTTCGGGTCCCAGCGCGAGCTGCTGGACGACGTGGGCCACGAGCTCCGCACGCCGTTGACGATCGTGCGCGGTCACCTCGAGCTGCTCGACCCGGGCGACGAGGCCGACGTGCGCGCCACGCAGTCGCTCGCTCTCGACGAGCTGGACCGCATGCAGCGGCTCGTCGACGACCTCGTGACCCTGGCGACCGTGGACCGGCCGGACTTCGTGCGTCGCGCGCCCGTCGACGTCGGACGGCTCACGGACGACGTGCTGGAGAAGGCCCGCGGCCTGGGCGAGCGCCGGTTCGTCGTCGTCGCGCGCGCCGACGTCGTGGTCGACGTCGACGCCCAGCGCATCACGCAGGCGTGGCTGCAGCTGCTGGCCAACGCCGTGCGCTTCTCCGCGGCCGGGGCGGTCGTGCGCCTGGGGAGCGAGGTGGCCGACGGCCGCCTGCTGGTGTGGGTGCGCGACGAGGGACCCGGCGTCCCGCCCGAGGAGGAGTCCCGCATCTTCGAGCGCTTCCACCGCGGCCAGGCCGACCGCGTGCAGCATGGTGCAGGCCTGGGCCTGCCCATCGTCGCGGCGATCGCCGCCGCTCACGGGGGACGCGTGTTCCTCGAGCACCCGCCGCCCGGCGCCGGTCCCGGCGTCGGTTTCGTCCTCGACCTGCCCGCCGTCGGCCTCGTCGACGGCGAGGCCGAGTCCTTCGAGCTCGTGGAGCCTCACCGATGA
- a CDS encoding response regulator transcription factor, with protein MTHILIAEDEERIASFVAKGLRAHGYEATAVLTGEAALERIETGGIDLLVLDLGLGDMDGFEVLRHLRTEGYELPVILLTARSSVTDTVTGLESGADDYMAKPFRFEELLARVRLRLRSQPAATARGNVLTHGRLQLDLRTRRMKVDDTEVDLSAREFALAETFMRNAGDVLTRERLLSEVWGYDFDPGSNVVDVYVRYLRRKLGAEHFDTIRGVGYRLVDASA; from the coding sequence ATGACCCACATCCTGATCGCCGAGGACGAGGAGCGCATCGCCTCCTTCGTCGCCAAGGGACTGCGCGCCCACGGGTACGAGGCGACTGCCGTGCTGACCGGGGAAGCCGCCCTCGAGCGCATCGAGACCGGCGGGATCGACCTGCTCGTGCTCGACCTGGGGCTGGGCGACATGGACGGCTTCGAGGTCCTGCGCCACCTGCGTACCGAGGGCTACGAGCTCCCGGTGATCCTGCTGACCGCCCGGTCGTCCGTGACCGACACCGTGACGGGCCTGGAGTCCGGGGCCGACGACTACATGGCCAAGCCGTTCCGGTTCGAGGAGCTCCTCGCGCGCGTACGGCTGCGGCTGCGCAGCCAGCCGGCCGCGACCGCGCGCGGCAACGTCCTCACGCACGGTCGGCTCCAGCTCGACCTGCGCACGCGCCGCATGAAGGTCGACGACACCGAGGTCGACCTGTCGGCCCGCGAGTTCGCGCTCGCGGAGACGTTCATGCGCAACGCGGGCGACGTGCTGACGCGCGAGCGGCTCCTGTCGGAGGTGTGGGGCTACGACTTCGACCCCGGCTCGAACGTCGTCGACGTGTACGTGCGGTACCTGCGCCGCAAGCTCGGCGCCGAGCACTTCGACACCATCCGCGGGGTCGGCTACCGCCTCGTCGACGCCTCGGCGTGA
- a CDS encoding adenosine deaminase produces the protein MRDLSLLPKAHLHLHFTGSMRVTTLAELADRHGIRLPHALLDDDPLVVPAGERGWFRFQRMYDAARACVRSEADMRRLVVEAATDDAAEGSGRLEIQVDPTSYAPFVGGLTPALEIILDEARAAQEATGVEIGVVVAASRMRHPLDARTLARLAAKHAGDGPGQVVGFGLSNDERRGTTADFAGAFAIAHRAGLLSVPHGGELLGPAHVEEVLEHLRPDRLGHGVRSAEDPRVLARVLEDDVPLEVCPASNVSLGVYATLSDVPLRTLVDAGTRVALGADDPLLFRSRLVDQYRIARDEHGFTDAELADLARASITASAASPGTRARLLAGVDAWLATDPAA, from the coding sequence ATGCGTGACCTGAGCCTGCTGCCCAAGGCGCACCTCCACCTGCACTTCACCGGCTCGATGCGTGTCACCACCCTCGCGGAGCTCGCCGACCGGCACGGCATCCGGCTGCCCCACGCCCTGCTCGACGACGACCCGCTGGTGGTCCCCGCGGGCGAGCGCGGGTGGTTCCGGTTCCAGCGGATGTACGACGCGGCGCGTGCGTGCGTGCGCTCCGAGGCGGACATGCGCCGGCTCGTCGTCGAAGCCGCGACCGACGACGCCGCCGAGGGGTCGGGGCGCCTCGAGATCCAGGTGGACCCCACGTCGTACGCGCCGTTCGTCGGCGGGCTGACGCCGGCGCTGGAGATCATCCTGGACGAGGCACGCGCGGCGCAGGAGGCCACGGGTGTCGAGATCGGGGTCGTCGTCGCCGCGTCGCGCATGCGCCACCCGCTGGACGCGCGGACGCTCGCACGGCTCGCAGCGAAGCACGCCGGGGACGGCCCGGGCCAGGTCGTCGGGTTCGGGCTGTCGAACGACGAGCGGCGCGGGACGACTGCGGACTTCGCCGGTGCGTTCGCGATCGCGCACCGGGCCGGTCTGCTGTCCGTCCCGCACGGCGGTGAGCTGCTGGGCCCGGCGCACGTCGAGGAGGTCCTCGAGCACCTGCGGCCCGACCGCCTGGGGCACGGCGTGCGCAGCGCGGAGGACCCCCGGGTCCTGGCACGCGTGCTCGAGGACGACGTCCCGCTCGAGGTCTGCCCCGCCTCCAACGTGTCGCTGGGGGTGTACGCCACCCTGAGCGACGTGCCGCTGCGCACCCTCGTCGACGCCGGTACGCGCGTCGCCCTCGGTGCGGACGACCCCCTGCTGTTCCGCTCCCGCCTCGTCGACCAGTACCGCATCGCCCGCGACGAGCACGGGTTCACCGACGCCGAGCTGGCGGACCTCGCCCGGGCGTCGATCACCGCGAGCGCGGCGTCCCCCGGGACCCGGGCGCGGCTGCTCGCCGGCGTGGACGCGTGGCTCGCGACGGATCCCGCAGCCTGA
- a CDS encoding alpha/beta hydrolase, which yields MTKAQFRRALAVTTVAACLATTVTAFTATGASAHGRPGAGHDRTSRAEAARVDRVPTPDPGWYDCSSIFMPGSECGTVELPLDYDQPRKGTTEVALLRVRATDPAQRIGSLFVNPGGPGGSGVEIAAFAPYFLSPEVLARFDVVGLDPRGTNYSSNVQCFRNVGEQDAALSGMYVPFPQGQGQTAAFVDSAWKLGKACSTTGTPLSASMSTAQVARDMDVVRRAVGDEKLTFLGFSYGSYLGQVYANMFPDRVRAVTIDGVLDPLAWAGTRATANIPVTERLASGTAAWRATQEILDRCEQAGPDLCRTAGIGEPRAVWDGVAAGLRATPIELRDPETDELIVTVDWPVFVSAVLGTLYAPEAYLGVDALTWAIHWLLQPETPENAEIRAEALASLVGYERAQQQNAAEHAATRTERASELGFAFPYYNGTEAFSAVLCTDSVNPRRPEDWIAASERQDAIAPGFGPSWTWGSAQCASKAWTARDEDAWTGRFDARTASPVLVVGNLWDPATAYEGAVAAAKVLPNSRLLTSDNWGHTAYGTSACATEAIDRYLIGGELPVEGTQCTGDVQPFVDQPMSRGSQAPRALPPVVPPVPGSTPRSS from the coding sequence ATGACGAAAGCACAGTTCCGCCGTGCGCTCGCCGTGACGACCGTCGCGGCCTGTCTGGCCACGACCGTCACGGCGTTCACGGCCACGGGCGCGAGCGCCCACGGCAGGCCGGGCGCCGGCCACGACCGCACGAGCCGCGCGGAGGCGGCGCGCGTCGACCGGGTCCCGACGCCCGACCCGGGCTGGTACGACTGCTCGTCCATCTTCATGCCGGGCAGCGAGTGCGGCACGGTCGAGCTCCCGCTCGACTACGACCAGCCGCGCAAGGGCACCACCGAGGTGGCGCTGCTGCGCGTGCGGGCCACGGACCCCGCGCAGCGGATCGGGTCGCTGTTCGTCAACCCCGGTGGGCCGGGAGGCTCGGGCGTGGAGATCGCGGCCTTCGCGCCGTACTTCCTGTCGCCCGAGGTGCTGGCGAGGTTCGACGTCGTCGGCCTCGACCCGCGCGGCACCAACTACTCGTCGAACGTGCAGTGCTTCCGCAACGTCGGCGAGCAGGACGCCGCGCTGTCCGGCATGTACGTGCCGTTCCCGCAGGGGCAGGGGCAGACCGCGGCATTCGTCGACTCGGCCTGGAAGCTCGGCAAGGCGTGCTCGACGACGGGCACCCCGCTGAGCGCGTCGATGTCGACCGCGCAGGTCGCACGTGACATGGACGTCGTGCGGCGGGCCGTCGGCGACGAGAAGCTGACGTTCCTGGGCTTCTCGTACGGCAGCTACCTGGGCCAGGTGTACGCCAACATGTTCCCCGACCGCGTGCGTGCGGTCACGATCGACGGGGTCCTCGACCCGCTCGCGTGGGCGGGTACCCGCGCGACCGCGAACATCCCGGTGACCGAGCGCCTCGCGTCCGGGACCGCCGCGTGGCGCGCCACGCAGGAGATCCTCGACCGTTGTGAGCAGGCCGGACCCGACCTGTGCCGCACGGCCGGGATCGGTGAGCCGCGGGCCGTGTGGGACGGCGTGGCCGCAGGTCTGCGCGCCACACCGATCGAGCTGCGCGACCCGGAGACCGACGAGCTGATCGTGACCGTCGACTGGCCGGTTTTCGTCAGCGCCGTGCTCGGGACGCTGTACGCGCCGGAGGCGTACCTCGGCGTCGACGCGCTCACGTGGGCGATCCACTGGCTGCTCCAGCCGGAGACGCCGGAGAACGCCGAGATCCGCGCCGAGGCGCTGGCGTCCCTGGTGGGCTACGAGCGCGCACAGCAGCAGAACGCCGCGGAGCACGCCGCCACCCGCACCGAGCGGGCGTCCGAGCTCGGGTTCGCGTTCCCGTACTACAACGGCACCGAGGCGTTCTCGGCGGTGCTGTGCACCGACTCCGTGAACCCCCGGCGGCCGGAGGACTGGATCGCGGCCTCCGAGCGGCAGGACGCGATCGCGCCGGGCTTCGGGCCGTCGTGGACGTGGGGGTCGGCGCAGTGCGCGAGCAAGGCCTGGACCGCGCGCGACGAGGACGCGTGGACGGGACGGTTCGACGCCCGTACCGCGTCGCCGGTGCTGGTCGTCGGCAACCTGTGGGACCCGGCGACCGCCTACGAGGGTGCCGTCGCGGCCGCGAAGGTGCTCCCGAACAGCCGCCTGCTGACCTCCGACAACTGGGGGCACACGGCGTACGGCACGTCCGCGTGCGCCACGGAGGCGATCGACCGCTACCTCATCGGCGGCGAGCTGCCGGTCGAGGGCACGCAGTGCACGGGCGACGTGCAGCCGTTCGTCGACCAGCCGATGTCCCGCGGCTCGCAGGCGCCGCGCGCCCTGCCGCCGGTGGTGCCGCCGGTGCCCGGTTCGACGCCGCGCTCGTCGTGA
- a CDS encoding UDP-N-acetylmuramate dehydrogenase, whose translation MEPDTCALPGPAPAPAYPPVPTHPGTPALADLTTLRVGGPVGRYVETTSEAGLVAAVRAADEAGEPLLVLGGGSNVLAADTGFPGVVVRDVRGGVEVPDASACGGVTLTVPAGTVWDDVVAYAVAHELVGVEALSGIPGSTGATPVQNVGAYGQEVAQTVAQVRVWDRGRGRVRTLPFVSLGFGYRTSVLKRSLRPDPADPAAPWGPTPRYVVLDVTFQLRQGSLSAPVAYPELARALDVAVGERAPLADVRAAVLTLRARKGMVLDGADHDTWSAGSFFTNPVVAAADADALPGDAPRWPMADGSVKTSAAWLIEHAGFGRGHGSPGPATLSTKHTLALTNRGDASAVDLLALAREVRDGVRDRFGVVLEPEPVLVGVTL comes from the coding sequence GTGGAGCCCGACACCTGCGCACTGCCCGGCCCGGCCCCCGCGCCGGCGTACCCGCCCGTCCCGACGCACCCCGGCACGCCCGCGCTCGCGGACCTGACGACCCTGCGCGTCGGCGGTCCCGTCGGCCGCTACGTGGAGACGACGTCCGAGGCGGGGCTGGTCGCGGCGGTGCGCGCGGCCGACGAGGCCGGCGAGCCGCTGCTGGTGCTCGGCGGCGGCTCGAACGTGCTCGCAGCGGACACCGGGTTCCCCGGGGTCGTCGTGCGTGACGTGCGCGGCGGCGTGGAGGTGCCTGACGCGTCCGCGTGCGGGGGCGTCACGCTCACCGTGCCCGCGGGGACCGTGTGGGACGACGTGGTCGCGTACGCGGTGGCCCACGAGCTCGTGGGGGTCGAGGCGCTGTCGGGGATCCCCGGGTCGACGGGCGCGACGCCCGTCCAGAACGTCGGCGCGTACGGCCAGGAGGTCGCGCAGACCGTCGCGCAGGTGCGCGTCTGGGACCGGGGGCGCGGTCGGGTCCGCACCCTGCCGTTCGTGTCCCTGGGCTTCGGGTACCGGACGTCCGTGCTCAAGCGCTCGTTGCGACCGGACCCGGCCGACCCCGCCGCGCCGTGGGGCCCCACGCCCCGGTACGTCGTGCTCGACGTGACGTTCCAGCTCAGGCAGGGCTCACTGTCGGCGCCCGTGGCCTACCCGGAGCTGGCCCGTGCGCTCGACGTGGCCGTGGGGGAGCGTGCACCGCTCGCGGACGTCCGCGCGGCGGTGCTCACGCTGCGGGCACGCAAGGGCATGGTGCTCGACGGCGCCGACCACGACACGTGGAGCGCCGGCTCGTTCTTCACCAACCCCGTCGTCGCGGCAGCGGACGCGGACGCGCTGCCCGGCGACGCGCCCCGGTGGCCGATGGCTGACGGCTCGGTGAAGACGAGCGCAGCGTGGCTGATCGAGCACGCGGGCTTCGGTCGCGGGCACGGGTCACCCGGCCCGGCGACGCTCTCGACCAAGCACACGCTCGCGCTGACCAACCGTGGCGACGCGAGCGCCGTCGACCTGCTCGCCCTGGCCCGCGAGGTCCGCGACGGGGTCCGCGACCGGTTCGGTGTCGTCCTGGAGCCTGAGCCGGTCCTGGTGGGCGTCACCCTCTGA
- a CDS encoding MFS transporter, which yields MSGVTDVRPAAGARDVRIASAAVFTVFLLSGVNFASWAARLPAVRDALGLTPERMGVLLLIGALGSLVSLPLSGLVVERWGARRTVLAFAVANASGFALAALGVALGHVVLVGAGLVLAGIGAGVWDAAMNIEGAVVEQRLGRTVMPRYHAGFSFGTMAAAGVAAGAAALHVPVQVHLPVVLVLSTVAVAVAVRAFVDRPAPRGVDTEHPAPRDGARGALGAWLEPRTLLIGLVVLAAALTEGAANDWVSLAVVDGFGTAHATGAIAFGLFVTAMTAMRLLGTALLDRFGRVAVLRLCAGLAGAGLLVFGLADQLWLAIIGVAAWGAGAALGFPVGMSAAADDPLRAAQRVAVVSTVGYSAFLAGPPLLGLLAEHVGYRHALLAILAPVALGLLVTGAARPLPRAFAPAGGGVAERPAPPAV from the coding sequence ATGAGCGGCGTGACCGACGTCCGACCCGCCGCCGGTGCGCGGGACGTCCGGATCGCGTCCGCGGCGGTCTTCACCGTCTTCCTGCTGTCCGGCGTGAACTTCGCCTCCTGGGCCGCCCGCCTCCCCGCCGTGCGTGACGCTCTGGGGCTGACGCCCGAGCGGATGGGCGTGCTGCTCCTCATCGGGGCTCTGGGCTCGCTCGTGTCGTTGCCCCTGTCGGGCCTCGTCGTCGAGCGCTGGGGCGCGCGGCGCACGGTGCTGGCCTTCGCCGTCGCCAACGCGTCGGGCTTCGCGCTCGCGGCGCTGGGCGTGGCTCTCGGCCACGTCGTCCTCGTCGGTGCCGGGCTCGTCCTCGCGGGCATCGGGGCGGGGGTGTGGGACGCGGCGATGAACATCGAGGGTGCGGTCGTCGAGCAGCGGCTCGGGCGCACCGTCATGCCGCGTTACCACGCGGGCTTCTCCTTCGGGACGATGGCAGCAGCCGGGGTCGCCGCCGGTGCAGCGGCGCTGCACGTGCCGGTGCAGGTGCACCTGCCTGTCGTCCTGGTGCTCTCCACGGTCGCCGTCGCGGTGGCGGTGCGCGCGTTCGTCGACCGTCCCGCCCCGCGCGGCGTCGACACCGAGCACCCCGCGCCGCGCGACGGCGCTCGGGGGGCGCTCGGTGCGTGGCTCGAGCCGCGGACGCTGCTCATCGGCCTCGTGGTGCTCGCCGCAGCGCTCACCGAAGGCGCAGCGAACGACTGGGTGAGCCTCGCGGTCGTCGACGGCTTCGGCACCGCGCACGCGACGGGCGCGATCGCGTTCGGGCTCTTCGTCACGGCGATGACCGCGATGCGGCTGCTCGGCACGGCGCTGCTCGACCGCTTCGGGCGGGTCGCCGTGCTGCGGCTGTGCGCCGGTCTGGCGGGGGCCGGGCTGCTCGTCTTCGGCCTGGCCGACCAGCTGTGGCTCGCGATCATCGGGGTGGCCGCGTGGGGTGCGGGTGCGGCACTGGGCTTCCCCGTCGGGATGAGCGCCGCGGCTGACGACCCGCTGCGCGCCGCGCAGCGCGTCGCGGTCGTCTCGACGGTGGGGTACTCCGCCTTCCTCGCGGGGCCCCCGCTCCTCGGCCTGCTGGCGGAGCACGTGGGCTACCGGCACGCGCTCCTGGCGATCCTCGCCCCCGTCGCCCTCGGTCTGCTGGTCACGGGCGCGGCACGGCCGCTGCCGCGCGCCTTCGCGCCCGCCGGCGGCGGCGTCGCGGAACGTCCCGCGCCGCCCGCGGTCTAG
- a CDS encoding MFS transporter: MTTPDPSVVARARLLLVGLFALAGVAFASWLARIPTVRDLLDLSTADLGLLLLVGSVGSLLTVTSSGIVLQRLGTRRVLLVSTFVLATAFVLLGVGPTVGSRALLAAGIFLNGVAVALGNVAINVESARIERALGRTVIPQFHAAFSIGAVAGSGAGALASAGGVPLVVQLPLTAAVVIVWRLASLRGVVLPVSAVEAGERPVTPARSVRTAAESRTRRGARRLATALDAWREPRTLLVGVVVLSAAFSEGAANNWLSLAVVDGFARSESVGGAVLGLFVASMTVVRLLGTRLIDRLGRVAVLRASGASSIVGLLLFGFAPSFVLACTGVVLWGVGAALAVPIGIAAASDDPVRAAGRVAVVSAFASMASLVAPPVLGLAAESVGARHALVLIVAAMVASVVVAPAVAREQPDVPTRAAVRDPAVGAPAATAEVVPVVDLEELVHARHHHARSGRAGRRHGREDRPVARGGAR; this comes from the coding sequence GTGACCACCCCCGACCCGTCCGTGGTCGCCCGAGCCCGACTCCTGCTCGTCGGCCTCTTCGCCCTCGCCGGTGTCGCCTTCGCGAGCTGGCTGGCACGCATCCCGACGGTGCGGGACCTCCTGGACCTGAGCACGGCCGACCTGGGTCTGCTCCTGCTCGTCGGCTCGGTCGGGTCGCTGCTGACCGTCACGTCGTCCGGCATCGTGCTCCAGCGGCTCGGCACCCGCCGCGTCCTGCTCGTCTCCACATTCGTCCTCGCGACGGCCTTCGTGCTGCTCGGGGTCGGGCCGACCGTCGGGTCGCGTGCCCTGCTCGCCGCGGGCATCTTCCTCAACGGCGTCGCCGTCGCCCTGGGCAACGTCGCGATCAACGTCGAGTCGGCACGGATCGAGCGCGCGCTGGGGCGGACGGTCATCCCGCAGTTCCACGCGGCCTTCTCCATCGGTGCGGTCGCCGGCTCCGGAGCCGGAGCACTGGCGTCCGCCGGTGGCGTGCCGCTGGTCGTGCAGCTCCCCTTGACGGCTGCGGTGGTCATCGTGTGGCGGCTCGCCTCGCTGCGCGGTGTCGTGCTGCCGGTGTCCGCCGTCGAGGCGGGGGAGCGGCCCGTCACCCCCGCCCGCTCGGTGCGCACGGCCGCCGAGTCGCGCACCCGACGGGGCGCGCGGCGCCTCGCGACCGCACTCGACGCATGGCGCGAGCCGCGCACGCTGCTCGTCGGGGTCGTCGTGCTCTCTGCCGCGTTCTCCGAGGGCGCGGCCAACAACTGGCTCTCGCTCGCGGTGGTCGACGGCTTCGCACGGTCCGAGTCGGTCGGCGGTGCGGTGCTGGGGCTGTTCGTCGCGTCGATGACGGTCGTGCGTCTGCTCGGGACCCGGCTCATCGACCGGCTCGGGCGGGTCGCCGTCCTGCGGGCGTCCGGCGCGTCGTCGATCGTCGGGCTGCTGCTGTTCGGGTTCGCCCCGAGCTTCGTCCTCGCGTGCACCGGCGTCGTCCTGTGGGGCGTGGGTGCCGCCCTCGCGGTGCCCATCGGCATCGCCGCCGCGTCCGACGACCCCGTGCGTGCCGCCGGGCGCGTCGCCGTGGTCTCCGCCTTCGCGTCCATGGCGTCGCTCGTGGCTCCGCCCGTGCTCGGCCTGGCCGCGGAGTCGGTCGGCGCGCGCCACGCCCTCGTGCTCATCGTCGCCGCCATGGTCGCGAGCGTCGTCGTGGCGCCGGCGGTCGCCCGTGAGCAGCCCGACGTGCCCACGCGCGCCGCCGTTCGCGACCCCGCGGTCGGCGCACCGGCCGCCACGGCCGAGGTCGTCCCCGTGGTCGACCTCGAGGAGCTCGTCCACGCGCGTCACCACCACGCCCGGTCGGGGCGTGCCGGGAGGCGGCACGGACGCGAGGACCGACCCGTCGCACGCGGGGGCGCACGATGA
- a CDS encoding LacI family DNA-binding transcriptional regulator, with amino-acid sequence MSAQRTTLADVAAAAGVSVSTASLAFSGSGPIADATRARVLEAARELGYAGPNPLGRQLRRGRSGIVGVIMGDALRRAFRDPVAVQVLDGLTSTLGPLGLGVLLIPGPDDPSQPAVDPLLESAAMDVAVQMWGGTTDDPVLEMLRRRGTPTVLVEGTPQPDVAAIGIDDHGGMTELTQHLLALGHTRIATVTLPFDRERSEGPADPVRLARISWEITRRRLTGVTDAGVTPTVVYETPASLVENGAAAGRALLSTADRPTAIVCQSDLLASGVVLAARELGLRVPQDVSVAGFDGLDLPWLAPDVLTSVSQPLAQKGAAIGEAVAELLAGRMPEPRVLPVQLRTGTTTGPVPQRG; translated from the coding sequence CTGTCCGCGCAGCGCACCACCCTGGCCGACGTCGCCGCCGCCGCAGGCGTGTCGGTCTCGACCGCCTCCCTGGCCTTCTCCGGCTCCGGCCCCATCGCCGACGCCACCCGCGCGCGCGTCCTGGAGGCGGCCCGCGAGCTCGGGTACGCCGGGCCCAACCCTCTCGGACGCCAGCTGCGCCGCGGTCGATCCGGCATCGTCGGCGTCATCATGGGTGACGCGCTGCGCCGCGCGTTCCGCGACCCCGTCGCCGTCCAGGTGCTCGACGGCCTGACCTCCACGCTCGGACCGCTCGGCCTCGGCGTGCTCCTCATCCCCGGTCCGGACGACCCGTCGCAGCCCGCGGTGGACCCACTGCTGGAGTCCGCCGCGATGGACGTCGCCGTGCAGATGTGGGGCGGCACCACCGACGACCCGGTCCTGGAGATGCTCCGACGGCGCGGCACCCCGACGGTCCTCGTCGAGGGCACGCCCCAGCCCGACGTGGCGGCCATCGGGATCGACGACCACGGCGGGATGACCGAGCTCACGCAGCACCTGCTCGCTCTCGGGCACACGCGCATCGCGACGGTGACCCTGCCGTTCGACCGGGAGCGCTCCGAGGGCCCGGCCGACCCGGTCCGCCTCGCCCGGATCTCCTGGGAGATCACCCGGCGCCGGCTCACCGGGGTCACCGATGCGGGCGTCACCCCGACCGTCGTCTACGAGACGCCGGCGTCGCTCGTCGAGAACGGCGCTGCCGCCGGCCGCGCGCTGCTGTCGACGGCCGACCGTCCCACCGCGATCGTGTGCCAGTCGGACCTGCTCGCCTCGGGCGTGGTGCTGGCCGCACGGGAGCTCGGGCTGCGCGTGCCGCAGGACGTCTCCGTCGCCGGGTTCGACGGTCTCGACCTGCCGTGGCTCGCACCCGACGTCCTGACGAGCGTGTCGCAGCCGCTCGCGCAGAAGGGTGCCGCCATCGGCGAGGCCGTCGCCGAGCTGCTCGCGGGCCGCATGCCCGAGCCGCGCGTGCTGCCCGTGCAGCTGCGCACCGGGACGACGACCGGGCCGGTCCCGCAGCGCGGCTGA